CCTCACGGGCGTAAGCCCACAGGATCCTAAGTCCTGCGCGTCTGCCAGTTCCGCCACACCCGCTCAAGAATACAAAATTATAACCTGCTTTTGGTCAATTCAACCTTTTACAAAAGCCCTATATTTACATGGACTATGGAGAAGTTTATAGAGATGCCTCTTGACCTTGCTCAAAAGTGCGTAAAATGTGGACTTTGTAAGTCCGTATGCCCCACATATCCATACATACAAGAGGAGGCTGGCTTTGCACGTGGAAGGCTTGCCCTTGCGGAGATGGTGGTAAAGGGAGAGCTACCCCTCTCTGAAGAGGTTGCCAAGCAATGGGACCAGTGTGCCATGTGTAGAAGATGTGAGTGGATATGTCCCAATAACGTGGAATATAAGGAGATTTTGGTCCATGCAAGAGATATGCAAAGGGAAAATTTGGGACAGGGAATGGTAAAAAGTCTTGGTCTGAAGTCTTTGGAGCTCTTGCAGTCAAAGGCAGGTAGAAAGGTGTTAAAACTGGCTGGTAAACTTCTTAGTCCCTTGCCTTTTGGAGAGATAAAAACGCCCTTTCCCACCGGTGCGGTGAAGTTTATGCCAAAGCCTACTGCAGAGGCTTTTGGACTAAGAGGTAAGGTCTTTAAGGCTCAGGAAGAAAAGGGAAAGCTCCTTTTTTTCACAGGCTGTATGATAGATGCCTTTTATGGAAAGACGGGTGAGAACGTCATAAGGCTAATGAACAAAGCAGGCTACACGGTGGTTGTCCCAGAGGATATAAAGTGCTGTGGTGCACCCCATTACTACTCTGGAAACCTTCCTGCCTTTGAGAGATTAAGAGACCATAACCTCAAAGAGATGGAAAAGTATGAGTTTGACGCAGTGGTGGTTGCCTGTCCCACATGTGGTGGAGCTTTGCAGGAAGACTATAAACTGCAAAAACCCGTCTACGACTTTGCGGAAATAGTCTTCAAAAGCCCTTTGAAATTCAAAGGCTCTGGAAAAAGGCTTACCTTCCACGTGCCCTGCCACTCTTATAGTGCCATGAAAACAAGCGACAAGGTCTTCTACGGTGTAATGGAAAGGATTGAAGGTGACGAAGTGAGAAAGGCGGAAAAGGACAAGTCTTGCTGTGGCTTTGCAGGGCTCTTTTCCATAACAAACCCCAAAATGTCAGACCAAATACAGAAGGAAAAGGTCCAAGACCTTCAGAAAACTCAAGCGGATGTGGTGCTTACCACCTGCCCAGGCTGTGTGCTTAATTTAAAGGATGGAGTTAAAAAACACAAAACTGGACAGGAGGTCTTGCATTTGGCGGACTATCTGGCACAAAACCTTGAGGATTGATATATAATTGCACTATGCGAATATTAGTAACGGGAGGAGCAGGCTATATAGGCTCTCATATGGTAAAGCTCTTAGGTGAGAGGGGATACCAAGTCCTTACTGTAGACAACCTCTCAGATGGCAACCCTTGGGCGGTGCTATACGGAGACCTCAAGGTGGTAGACCTTCTCAACTACAAAGCCCTTGAGGAAGTCCTGCTTGAGTTTAAGCCGGAAGCGGTTATTCACTTTGCTGCAAAGGTAAAAGTCCCAGAAAGCGTTAGAAAGCCACTGCTATATTACGAGAACAACTTTCTGGGAACTCTCAACCTTCTTCAGGCTATGCAAAGAGCTGGGACGCAGTATCTCATATTTTCATCCACCGCTGCAGTTTATGGCATACCAGATAAAGTCCCAGTAAAAGAGGATGACCCAACAAAGCCTATTAATCCCTACGGCTGGAGCAAGCTATTTACAGAGCAGGCAATAAAAGACTTCTCCTATACCACAGGCTTAAAGTATGCCATCCTCAGGTATTTCAACGTAGCGGGTGCAGACCCAGAGGGAAAGATAGGACAAGTAAGCAAAGAACCAACACATCTCATTCTAAGAGCAGTAAAGACTGCAACTGGGCAGTTTCCCTACATGGAGGTCTTTGGAACAGATTATCCAACACCTGACGGGACGTGCATAAGAGACTACGTGCATGTTATGGACCTATGCGAGGCTCATTTAAAGGCGTTAGACTATCTAAGGAGTGGAGGGCAAAGCGACGTCTTTAATGTGGGATATGGTAGAGGATACTCGGTGCTTGAAGTAGTGCAAAAGGTAAAAGAGGTCTCTGGTGTGGATTTTGAGGTGAGATACGCACCAAGGCGCGAAGGAGACCCACCCATGCTCGTAGCGGA
Above is a window of Aquificaceae bacterium DNA encoding:
- a CDS encoding (Fe-S)-binding protein, giving the protein MEKFIEMPLDLAQKCVKCGLCKSVCPTYPYIQEEAGFARGRLALAEMVVKGELPLSEEVAKQWDQCAMCRRCEWICPNNVEYKEILVHARDMQRENLGQGMVKSLGLKSLELLQSKAGRKVLKLAGKLLSPLPFGEIKTPFPTGAVKFMPKPTAEAFGLRGKVFKAQEEKGKLLFFTGCMIDAFYGKTGENVIRLMNKAGYTVVVPEDIKCCGAPHYYSGNLPAFERLRDHNLKEMEKYEFDAVVVACPTCGGALQEDYKLQKPVYDFAEIVFKSPLKFKGSGKRLTFHVPCHSYSAMKTSDKVFYGVMERIEGDEVRKAEKDKSCCGFAGLFSITNPKMSDQIQKEKVQDLQKTQADVVLTTCPGCVLNLKDGVKKHKTGQEVLHLADYLAQNLED
- the galE gene encoding UDP-glucose 4-epimerase GalE gives rise to the protein MRILVTGGAGYIGSHMVKLLGERGYQVLTVDNLSDGNPWAVLYGDLKVVDLLNYKALEEVLLEFKPEAVIHFAAKVKVPESVRKPLLYYENNFLGTLNLLQAMQRAGTQYLIFSSTAAVYGIPDKVPVKEDDPTKPINPYGWSKLFTEQAIKDFSYTTGLKYAILRYFNVAGADPEGKIGQVSKEPTHLILRAVKTATGQFPYMEVFGTDYPTPDGTCIRDYVHVMDLCEAHLKALDYLRSGGQSDVFNVGYGRGYSVLEVVQKVKEVSGVDFEVRYAPRREGDPPMLVADSQKARQILGWKPQYDNLEFIIKTALDWEKSYIYSNGT